A stretch of the Ktedonobacteraceae bacterium genome encodes the following:
- a CDS encoding LpqB family beta-propeller domain-containing protein — protein sequence MYRMRSHPMLIALFLCCIALLVVACGSPGTGSTPGGGTTPTVNPTPAGKTSTPTPKGNGNGNPGTVSTTAPVPATQTSCPASGGGRAAVLAPLALGSDQNIVYIVNQGPADAPTLATLKRYDVTTGSKTEILNLPRTEISEAQVSTDGQWILFVAIASGQAKLQLVRMDGQGLQTLYCAAPPSNGANTGSALHDAQWSSDQKLIVFDSYTSSGSGVYVLNAQNGSVQADIFMSGTGVDYPILTWLDTTRVYLLGPQVDAPSGALYLLDTSKGANQNPQNLPVVVTPTNTFCWNSDSSYDGTQLYTAECTTDPNPNGPGIGDQRGPSMINVRAASGGSPHTFFTNANMAITAVRAISKTTLLFLVENASFTGNADTSNNGLWKVNTDGSGLARLTSDGAGVSGGPSNFNMFSQYPWSNVSRDGNLYALQHSSANGKTQSLLFGALNGGTPTTFASISDGTQLSIVGWTTM from the coding sequence ATGTATCGTATGCGTTCTCATCCAATGCTCATTGCTCTCTTCTTGTGCTGTATCGCGTTGCTGGTCGTGGCCTGTGGATCACCGGGCACAGGTTCGACACCCGGAGGTGGCACGACACCGACTGTAAACCCAACACCGGCAGGAAAGACTTCTACTCCCACCCCAAAGGGAAATGGGAATGGAAATCCCGGAACGGTTTCTACCACGGCTCCGGTGCCGGCAACACAGACCAGTTGTCCCGCTTCGGGCGGCGGACGAGCGGCCGTGCTTGCGCCATTGGCGCTGGGCAGCGACCAGAATATCGTCTATATTGTCAATCAGGGGCCGGCGGATGCGCCTACACTTGCCACGTTGAAGCGCTATGATGTCACGACCGGTAGTAAAACTGAGATTCTCAACCTTCCCAGGACAGAAATCAGCGAGGCCCAGGTTTCGACGGATGGACAATGGATTCTCTTTGTCGCCATTGCATCCGGTCAGGCGAAGTTGCAACTGGTGCGCATGGATGGTCAGGGGTTACAAACGTTGTATTGTGCCGCGCCACCCTCCAACGGCGCCAATACCGGTAGCGCCTTGCATGATGCGCAGTGGTCTTCCGATCAGAAGCTCATCGTTTTTGATAGCTATACCAGCAGTGGCAGCGGTGTTTATGTGCTGAATGCACAGAACGGTAGCGTGCAGGCGGACATCTTTATGAGCGGAACAGGCGTTGATTATCCGATCCTGACCTGGCTGGATACGACAAGGGTGTACCTGCTGGGGCCTCAGGTAGATGCTCCTTCGGGCGCTCTCTACCTGCTCGATACCAGCAAAGGGGCCAATCAGAACCCGCAAAATCTGCCGGTAGTCGTCACTCCTACCAATACGTTCTGCTGGAACTCCGACAGCAGCTATGATGGGACGCAATTGTATACCGCCGAATGCACGACCGACCCGAATCCAAATGGCCCCGGTATCGGCGACCAGCGCGGCCCCAGCATGATTAACGTGCGCGCGGCCAGCGGTGGCTCACCGCATACCTTTTTCACCAACGCGAACATGGCTATTACCGCCGTGCGGGCCATCAGCAAGACCACGCTCTTGTTCCTGGTTGAAAACGCCTCTTTTACCGGAAACGCCGATACCAGCAATAACGGGTTGTGGAAAGTCAATACCGACGGCAGTGGTCTGGCACGCCTGACCAGCGATGGCGCGGGAGTTTCCGGGGGGCCGAGCAATTTCAACATGTTCTCGCAGTATCCCTGGTCAAATGTTTCTCGCGATGGAAACCTGTACGCCCTGCAACATAGCAGCGCTAACGGTAAAACGCAATCGCTGCTGTTCGGTGCGCTGAACGGTGGAACGCCAACTACATTCGCGTCCATCTCGGACGGCACGCAGTTGTCGATTGTTGGCTGGACAACGATGTAA
- the phoU gene encoding phosphate signaling complex protein PhoU yields the protein MPRTVLDRELQELNDQIIQLGNDVDNAFEKALKALETGDQVQAGMVIEADAIIDSLRMAIEEHTIRLLTLQQPLGGRDLRFLTSALSIAGDLERAGDGAAGIAQIILRMTPLRGTPASQVVISGDGKEDQVTEASILHNMIELGREARRVLQGTMTAFANRDVDAARHIWEEDDVVDVRYHLVRHDLMTLMEGARAIPALQNDSRILQRATYLLWIAHKLERVGDHCTNICERIVFILKGETSIQRSET from the coding sequence ATGCCAAGAACGGTACTGGATAGAGAATTACAGGAACTGAACGATCAGATCATACAGTTGGGCAATGACGTAGATAATGCTTTTGAAAAGGCTCTCAAGGCTTTGGAGACCGGTGACCAGGTTCAGGCCGGTATGGTGATTGAAGCCGATGCCATTATCGATAGTCTACGTATGGCCATCGAAGAGCATACCATTCGCTTATTGACGCTGCAACAGCCTTTAGGGGGCCGCGATTTGCGTTTCCTCACCTCAGCGCTCTCTATTGCTGGCGATCTTGAGCGAGCCGGCGATGGCGCCGCCGGGATTGCGCAGATCATCCTGCGCATGACGCCGCTGCGAGGCACGCCCGCATCCCAGGTAGTGATTAGCGGCGATGGCAAGGAGGATCAGGTCACAGAAGCCTCGATCTTACACAATATGATTGAATTAGGACGGGAAGCACGGCGGGTCTTGCAAGGCACCATGACCGCATTTGCCAACCGCGATGTCGATGCCGCGCGTCATATCTGGGAGGAAGATGATGTTGTAGATGTGCGCTATCATCTCGTGCGCCACGATCTGATGACCTTGATGGAAGGCGCTCGCGCCATTCCAGCCTTGCAGAACGACTCCCGCATCTTGCAGCGCGCCACCTACCTGCTCTGGATTGCGCATAAGCTAGAGCGCGTTGGCGATCATTGCACCAATATCTGCGAGCGCATCGTCTTCATCCTCAAGGGAGAAACGAGTATTCAGCGTTCAGAAACCTGA
- a CDS encoding transposase, with the protein MNRTIIVQLNPTPEQAQSLKATLEHYSACFNAVAQEGFSTACSNGVELHKRTYYPLRAQFPDLPAQLVCSARLKATEAIKSALTWKIKKEKAYASKVEKARKEGKPIPVFKPVRCPHSELVCIRYDQRSYRVKWQTLSCSLATVNGRVEMPFKVPPHLMQYVGYNVCSADLCLRQGRFTLHIVVSFPEPVVPPSQDVIGVDLGLNRPAVTSNRQFLGKKRWKEQEHCLFRLQRKLQAKGTRSAKKHLKKLNKKRFRQRRDHDHVLSKRIVSTSPAGATIVLENLTNIRETSRMGRGKKNKNVSNKRRLHSWSFAQLYSFVQYKAQARGIAVVKIDPRHTSQTCSRCSYQHRSNRRSQSVFHCRSCGYQLNADLNAAYNIREKYLTFLAQDGRPALSGPTCQAASRVGSSGPDASPRL; encoded by the coding sequence ATGAATAGAACGATAATCGTACAACTCAATCCGACGCCAGAGCAGGCGCAAAGTCTGAAGGCAACGCTTGAACACTATAGCGCCTGTTTTAATGCTGTTGCTCAGGAAGGTTTTTCGACTGCCTGTAGCAATGGCGTGGAGTTGCACAAACGCACGTACTATCCGCTGCGTGCCCAGTTTCCTGATCTTCCCGCTCAATTGGTCTGTTCGGCCCGTCTCAAGGCAACGGAAGCGATCAAGTCTGCCCTCACGTGGAAGATCAAGAAGGAAAAGGCCTATGCCAGCAAGGTTGAGAAGGCCAGGAAAGAAGGCAAGCCCATTCCTGTCTTCAAGCCTGTCCGCTGTCCCCACAGCGAACTGGTCTGTATCCGCTATGATCAGCGTTCGTACCGGGTCAAGTGGCAAACGCTCAGCTGTAGTCTTGCCACAGTCAACGGGCGCGTAGAAATGCCTTTCAAGGTGCCACCTCACCTCATGCAGTACGTTGGCTACAACGTGTGTAGTGCTGACCTGTGCTTGCGCCAAGGACGCTTCACGCTTCACATCGTTGTTTCCTTTCCTGAACCCGTTGTTCCTCCTTCTCAGGACGTGATTGGAGTTGATCTGGGTCTCAATCGCCCGGCAGTCACTTCCAACCGACAATTCCTGGGAAAGAAGCGATGGAAAGAGCAGGAACATTGTCTCTTCCGCCTCCAGAGAAAACTGCAAGCCAAAGGCACTCGTTCGGCGAAGAAGCACCTCAAGAAGCTGAACAAGAAACGGTTTCGGCAACGCAGAGACCACGATCATGTCCTCAGTAAACGGATTGTGTCCACTTCCCCTGCAGGCGCTACCATCGTTCTTGAGAATCTGACCAACATCCGAGAGACCTCCAGGATGGGAAGAGGTAAAAAGAACAAGAACGTGAGCAACAAACGACGCTTGCATAGCTGGTCGTTTGCGCAATTGTACTCGTTTGTGCAGTACAAAGCACAGGCACGGGGTATTGCCGTCGTCAAGATTGACCCGCGGCACACCTCGCAGACCTGTTCGCGCTGTAGCTATCAGCATCGCTCCAATCGTCGCTCGCAATCCGTCTTTCACTGCCGCTCCTGTGGCTATCAACTCAATGCAGACCTCAACGCTGCTTACAACATTCGAGAGAAGTACCTTACTTTTCTTGCTCAGGATGGTAGACCCGCCCTGAGTGGGCCGACCTGTCAGGCGGCCTCTCGTGTCGGCTCTTCGGGGCCAGATGCAAGCCCCCGCCTGTAG
- a CDS encoding GDSL-type esterase/lipase family protein yields MKKFIRGWFFRCFSISVLLLCLALSACAAGGSPNVTSMTHPASPSLTATTRSAQSQTFQRPITYVALGASDAVGVGSNVPGSQGYVPLIAAHLPKGSRLINLGVSGIRLHDALTEELPLAISTSPDLVTIWLVANDFVDGIAYNDYMQDLNTLLHQLHTRTHARIIMANLPDLTRLPAFANETTAQKAQMLQAIQHWNAGIAQAAASYGVTLVDLFRQGSRLTAHPEYISSDGFHPSAAGYVQLANLFWQAIDG; encoded by the coding sequence ATGAAGAAGTTTATCCGCGGGTGGTTCTTCCGCTGCTTTTCAATATCCGTACTGCTGCTCTGCCTGGCACTTTCAGCTTGCGCCGCGGGGGGCAGTCCGAACGTTACCAGCATGACGCATCCGGCCTCACCATCCCTTACCGCGACTACACGGTCGGCTCAAAGCCAGACCTTTCAACGGCCCATCACGTATGTCGCGTTGGGGGCTTCCGACGCGGTTGGCGTTGGCAGCAACGTGCCAGGATCGCAGGGATACGTGCCATTGATAGCGGCGCATTTGCCAAAGGGCTCGCGTCTGATAAACCTGGGTGTGAGTGGCATCCGGCTGCACGATGCGCTGACGGAAGAATTACCGCTGGCAATTTCGACATCACCCGACCTGGTAACAATCTGGCTGGTAGCCAATGATTTCGTCGACGGTATTGCTTATAACGACTATATGCAAGACCTCAATACGCTGCTGCACCAGTTGCATACGAGGACGCACGCGCGTATCATAATGGCGAATTTGCCTGACCTGACGCGTCTGCCCGCTTTCGCAAACGAGACGACCGCACAGAAAGCACAGATGCTCCAGGCCATTCAACACTGGAATGCTGGTATTGCTCAGGCGGCGGCAAGCTATGGGGTGACGTTGGTGGACCTGTTTCGCCAGGGGAGCAGGCTAACGGCACATCCCGAATATATCAGCTCGGATGGATTTCATCCCAGCGCCGCCGGGTATGTGCAGTTAGCCAACCTCTTCTGGCAAGCGATTGATGGGTAG
- a CDS encoding PIG-L family deacetylase, with product MSTKRLLGLFAHPDDEGTMSGAFLLYGASGVETGLVCATRGEVGEIADPSLATPENLGQVREGEMRAAAQVLGLNHLWFLGYRDSGMAGTPENQDPRAFVQANRAEVVARLVEIIRQFRPHVMVTFDETGGYGHPDHIAIYRYTTSAFYAASDAVQYPELGPAHAVSKLYYTAFPRSAIKAIGEWMRSQPQAQEMQSSFAGLDPEKLGLPDEQISVWLDVGKWQEAKDRSWSMHRTQANSGAFMAQIPEDLLRKWRGYECYQLAASRVGLDVPGENDLFARVQ from the coding sequence ATGTCAACGAAACGATTATTAGGTCTCTTCGCCCACCCCGATGACGAGGGGACGATGAGCGGAGCTTTTTTACTATACGGTGCGTCCGGTGTAGAGACAGGGCTGGTATGCGCGACACGGGGTGAGGTTGGTGAGATTGCCGACCCCAGCCTGGCAACACCTGAGAATCTGGGACAGGTGCGCGAGGGAGAGATGCGAGCAGCGGCCCAGGTACTGGGTCTGAACCACCTCTGGTTCCTTGGTTACCGTGATTCGGGCATGGCGGGAACGCCTGAGAACCAGGACCCACGCGCATTCGTCCAGGCTAATCGCGCGGAGGTAGTGGCCAGGCTGGTTGAGATCATCCGCCAATTTCGACCGCATGTGATGGTAACATTCGATGAAACCGGAGGCTATGGGCATCCTGACCACATCGCGATCTATCGTTATACGACGAGCGCCTTCTACGCGGCATCCGACGCGGTGCAATATCCTGAGCTTGGACCTGCGCATGCCGTCTCCAAGCTGTATTACACAGCGTTTCCACGCAGCGCTATAAAGGCTATCGGCGAATGGATGAGGTCGCAGCCACAGGCGCAAGAGATGCAGAGTTCTTTCGCAGGACTCGATCCTGAGAAGCTGGGATTACCCGACGAACAGATCAGTGTGTGGCTGGATGTCGGGAAGTGGCAGGAGGCGAAAGACCGTTCCTGGTCGATGCATCGCACCCAGGCAAACTCTGGCGCGTTTATGGCGCAGATACCGGAGGATCTGCTGCGCAAATGGCGCGGCTACGAGTGCTACCAGCTGGCGGCATCACGTGTCGGGCTAGATGTGCCGGGAGAGAATGATTTGTTCGCGCGGGTACAATAA
- the argC gene encoding N-acetyl-gamma-glutamyl-phosphate reductase, whose translation MISVSIINVTSYTGLELLRLLAQHPQFELTSVTGRSAAGKRLGEVFPQLVIAASSGFARAASLIITEEPEQTDLAFVCLPHAAAAESILPLLERGIKVVDLSADFRLRDVATYEEWYKHTHPAPALLERAVYGLCERYRVQIASASLVANPGCYATAAILGLLPAVSARIVAPGLIIDAKSGISGAGRGLTLGTHYAEANEDVSAYSLTGHRHLAEITQELEAASLAGGLRLTFIPHLIPMTRGILATCYADLKQDEMGRLPTTEQVRALYTEYYAGEPFVHVVDQPPHTKWTYGSNACLIYPLVDNRTGRLLVISCLDNLIKGAAGQAIQNANILAGLPETTGLPALSVYP comes from the coding sequence ATGATCTCAGTTTCAATCATCAACGTCACCAGCTACACAGGCCTGGAATTGCTGCGCTTGCTGGCTCAGCATCCACAATTTGAGCTGACCTCGGTGACCGGGCGCAGCGCTGCCGGGAAACGGCTGGGCGAAGTGTTTCCCCAGCTTGTCATAGCCGCATCATCTGGCTTTGCCAGGGCTGCCAGCCTCATTATTACTGAAGAGCCTGAGCAGACCGACCTGGCTTTTGTATGCCTGCCCCATGCCGCCGCCGCCGAATCAATCCTGCCCCTGCTGGAGCGTGGTATAAAGGTAGTAGACCTCTCCGCCGATTTCCGCCTGCGCGATGTCGCCACCTATGAAGAGTGGTATAAGCATACACATCCGGCGCCCGCCTTATTGGAGCGTGCGGTCTACGGCCTGTGCGAACGCTATCGCGTGCAAATAGCCAGCGCCTCGCTCGTAGCAAATCCGGGATGTTATGCTACCGCCGCTATCCTGGGGCTGTTGCCCGCCGTATCAGCGCGTATCGTCGCACCCGGCCTCATCATCGATGCCAAATCCGGTATCAGCGGCGCGGGTCGTGGCCTTACGCTCGGCACGCATTATGCTGAAGCCAATGAGGACGTAAGCGCGTATAGTCTAACAGGGCACCGCCATCTCGCCGAGATCACGCAGGAGCTTGAAGCAGCATCCTTAGCAGGCGGGCTGCGCCTCACCTTTATACCGCACCTGATACCCATGACGCGTGGTATCCTGGCGACCTGCTATGCCGACTTGAAGCAAGATGAGATGGGCCGACTTCCGACAACGGAGCAGGTTCGCGCGCTGTACACCGAGTACTACGCGGGCGAGCCATTTGTGCATGTAGTAGACCAGCCGCCGCATACGAAGTGGACCTACGGCAGCAACGCCTGCCTGATTTATCCGCTGGTGGATAACCGCACCGGGCGTCTCCTGGTGATCTCTTGCCTGGATAACCTCATCAAAGGAGCCGCGGGCCAGGCGATACAGAACGCAAATATTCTCGCAGGATTGCCGGAGACAACGGGCCTGCCGGCGCTGTCTGTCTATCCTTAG
- the argB gene encoding acetylglutamate kinase produces MTSTFSKMVSENNISNEYQLIAHVLREALPYINFLKGKTLVIKLGGSTLTHQKHVLQDIVLLRSLGSCPVLVHGGGPYINEWLEKLNVPARFENGLRVTDAGTLDIVRMVLLGQVNQGLVASLIEMGGLAIGLSGTDGNTIRARVADEQLGFVGAIEEVDPSLLQLLIEQGYIPVVAPLGQGPGAPCLNINADLVASHIARAMHAEKLIFLSNVSGICRKDGSLISELSQAEAQRLIADGTIHGGMIPKVAACLDALSTVSRVHIVDGRDPHSLLRELFTDQGAGTMIVRNKA; encoded by the coding sequence ATGACATCAACTTTTTCAAAAATGGTATCTGAAAACAACATCAGCAATGAGTATCAACTGATCGCGCACGTATTGCGCGAAGCGCTGCCCTATATCAACTTCTTGAAAGGCAAAACGCTCGTCATCAAGCTGGGTGGCAGTACCCTGACCCATCAGAAACATGTGTTGCAGGATATTGTTTTGCTGCGCTCGTTGGGGTCCTGTCCTGTGCTTGTGCATGGCGGAGGGCCCTATATCAATGAATGGCTCGAAAAGCTCAATGTGCCTGCGCGTTTCGAAAATGGACTGCGCGTCACAGATGCCGGGACATTGGATATCGTGCGTATGGTTCTATTGGGCCAGGTCAATCAGGGCCTGGTGGCGTCTCTGATCGAAATGGGAGGGCTAGCCATCGGCCTGAGTGGAACCGATGGCAACACCATACGCGCGCGTGTCGCCGATGAACAACTGGGCTTTGTTGGCGCGATTGAAGAGGTCGATCCGAGCCTTTTGCAACTCCTTATTGAGCAGGGATATATCCCTGTCGTTGCGCCTCTTGGGCAGGGACCAGGCGCGCCTTGCCTGAATATTAATGCCGACCTCGTGGCTTCGCATATCGCGCGCGCCATGCATGCCGAAAAGCTGATCTTCCTCAGCAATGTCAGCGGTATCTGCCGCAAAGATGGCTCGTTGATTTCAGAACTCAGCCAGGCAGAAGCGCAGAGACTGATAGCCGATGGTACTATTCATGGCGGCATGATTCCCAAGGTTGCTGCCTGCCTGGATGCCCTTTCTACCGTCTCGCGCGTGCATATCGTAGATGGTAGAGACCCACACTCCTTATTGCGCGAATTGTTCACGGATCAGGGGGCTGGAACAATGATTGTGAGAAATAAAGCCTGA
- a CDS encoding lipid II flippase MurJ, which yields MAKESVNEQPEAIPLNSTGISEQSVPIIEGPPEKAAPSERREIAKSASLVMLGNLGSSIMGMVRQIVVASFGTGVAGPFNSALLPAQTFNDFLVNGSVSGALIPTFNDYAAPEKRNELRRLVFTIVNLVLLVMFCAGVAFVFISPWFVDTILVPGYPLAQQQLTLQFAQIIFFSLLALGPFAVLLAALYALKEFGWPAFATASYHVGIILGALAGSLLGAHYYGYLGLAIGVLVGAAGEIALLLPGIRNQRLPYMFVLDLKQPALRRIVKLYIPVAFSFLVSMGLIYLDQNLASRTPCGIIANFPIHPGTCGAANYTAMRLATTLIQFPVGLVAAALSFAVLPTLSAHAREGNNERFKETLLLGFRVGLLLMVPAAVGLIVLRQPIVDLLFRHRNYTAEDAARTAIALQNYAYQLPFVALDQLLIAAFYARKNTIIPVTIGVVSILGYLAVALPLWSTVGMPALALANTVQNSLHPIILLILLRIIMGSLHIRKMLPTVLKILLAAAAMGAIAWAMQLLLGHIALFSLDRLSGALLTVIIAGGLASLVYTGSVLLLRVEEVNLVVGAVKAKLGRK from the coding sequence ATGGCCAAAGAATCTGTGAATGAACAACCTGAAGCTATCCCATTAAACTCAACAGGAATATCTGAACAGAGCGTTCCGATTATAGAGGGTCCACCGGAAAAAGCCGCGCCAAGCGAGCGGCGTGAAATCGCGAAATCGGCCTCGCTGGTAATGCTTGGCAACCTGGGCAGCAGCATTATGGGTATGGTGCGCCAGATCGTTGTCGCCTCATTTGGTACCGGGGTAGCCGGCCCTTTCAACTCCGCGTTGTTACCGGCCCAGACCTTCAATGACTTCCTGGTGAATGGCTCCGTCTCCGGCGCCCTGATCCCCACCTTCAATGATTACGCTGCGCCCGAAAAGCGCAATGAACTGCGGCGCCTCGTCTTTACTATCGTCAACCTTGTCCTGCTGGTTATGTTTTGTGCCGGAGTCGCTTTCGTCTTTATTTCGCCCTGGTTCGTCGATACTATTCTGGTGCCCGGATATCCGCTCGCTCAACAGCAACTCACCTTGCAGTTCGCGCAGATCATCTTCTTCTCGCTGCTGGCTCTGGGGCCGTTTGCCGTGCTATTGGCGGCATTATATGCCCTGAAAGAATTTGGCTGGCCCGCTTTTGCCACCGCTTCTTATCATGTCGGTATCATCCTTGGCGCTCTCGCCGGTAGTCTGCTTGGAGCGCATTACTATGGTTACCTGGGCCTCGCTATCGGAGTCCTGGTTGGCGCGGCGGGGGAAATTGCCTTGCTCCTGCCCGGCATACGCAACCAGCGCCTGCCCTACATGTTCGTACTCGACCTGAAACAGCCTGCCCTGCGCCGTATCGTCAAACTCTACATCCCGGTCGCGTTCAGCTTTTTAGTCAGTATGGGCCTGATCTACCTGGATCAAAACCTGGCGTCGCGCACTCCCTGCGGCATCATCGCGAATTTCCCTATCCACCCGGGAACCTGCGGCGCTGCCAACTACACCGCCATGCGCCTGGCAACCACGCTCATACAATTCCCGGTCGGATTAGTCGCCGCGGCCCTCTCATTTGCCGTCCTGCCCACGCTTTCGGCGCACGCGCGCGAGGGCAACAACGAGCGTTTCAAAGAGACACTCCTGTTAGGATTCCGCGTTGGGCTGTTGCTCATGGTTCCTGCCGCCGTCGGCCTGATTGTGCTGCGTCAACCGATCGTCGACCTGCTTTTCCGCCACCGCAACTACACTGCCGAGGACGCTGCTCGCACCGCTATTGCCCTGCAAAACTACGCCTACCAGCTCCCTTTTGTGGCCCTGGATCAACTCTTGATAGCCGCTTTCTATGCGCGTAAAAACACCATCATTCCGGTAACAATCGGGGTCGTCAGCATCCTGGGCTACCTTGCCGTCGCCCTGCCCCTCTGGAGTACCGTCGGCATGCCCGCGCTTGCCCTCGCCAACACCGTACAGAACTCACTTCATCCCATTATTCTTCTGATCCTCTTAAGAATAATCATGGGTTCCCTACACATACGCAAGATGCTGCCGACTGTTCTCAAGATACTACTCGCCGCCGCCGCAATGGGCGCGATAGCCTGGGCAATGCAGCTCTTGCTTGGACACATCGCGCTCTTTTCGCTCGACCGGCTCTCAGGCGCATTGCTCACAGTCATCATAGCAGGCGGACTGGCGAGCCTTGTCTACACCGGCAGCGTGCTGCTATTGAGGGTGGAAGAGGTCAATCTTGTAGTGGGTGCTGTGAAGGCAAAGCTGGGAAGAAAGTAA
- a CDS encoding NADP-dependent isocitrate dehydrogenase: MEKKTPITVAYGDGIGPEIMDATLHIIQAAGARIEIEPVEVGEKVYLRGIAAGIEPSAWESLRRTRVFLKAPITTPQGGGYKSLNVTTRTMFGLYANVRPCVSYYPFVDTKHPTMDVVIIRENEEDLYTGIEYRQTHEMVESLKLISRPGSEKIIRYAFEYARSHNRKKVTCFMKDNIMKLTDGLFHKVFNEISQEYPDIANETWIVDIGSAKLADTPEAFDVIVLPNLYGDILSDIAAQVAGSVGLAGSANIGDSCAMFEAIHGSAPRRAGQNIANPSGLLLAAVMMLVHINQPDVAALVHNAWLRTIEDGIHTYDIYVEGVSKEKVGTRQFAEAVIARLGQKPQILKEVQYTTSPQHEEYKPVAMNQPEETKELVGVDVFLDWHKGSANELGETFRQVSGDGLELVVITNRGAKVWPEGLPETFCTDHWRCRFMAPEHGTPIDHDQVIELLRRVNNAGFDFIKIENLYNFNGKPSYSVVAGE; this comes from the coding sequence ATGGAGAAAAAGACACCGATTACAGTCGCATACGGGGATGGCATTGGGCCAGAAATCATGGACGCCACCCTGCACATTATCCAGGCTGCCGGAGCGCGCATCGAGATCGAGCCTGTCGAGGTGGGCGAGAAGGTCTACCTGCGCGGCATCGCTGCCGGTATCGAGCCTTCGGCGTGGGAATCGCTGCGCCGCACGCGAGTTTTTTTGAAGGCTCCCATTACGACGCCGCAGGGTGGAGGTTATAAGAGCCTCAACGTGACGACGCGCACGATGTTCGGCCTGTATGCCAATGTGCGCCCCTGCGTTTCGTATTATCCATTTGTCGACACGAAGCACCCGACGATGGACGTGGTGATTATCCGCGAAAACGAGGAAGACCTGTACACGGGCATCGAGTACCGGCAAACACACGAGATGGTGGAGAGCCTGAAGCTGATCAGCCGACCGGGCAGCGAGAAGATTATTCGCTACGCCTTTGAGTACGCGCGCAGTCATAACCGTAAGAAGGTGACCTGCTTCATGAAGGACAACATCATGAAGCTGACGGATGGCCTCTTTCACAAGGTTTTCAATGAAATTTCGCAAGAGTATCCCGATATCGCCAACGAGACCTGGATTGTTGATATCGGCTCGGCCAAGCTTGCCGATACGCCGGAGGCTTTCGATGTGATTGTGCTGCCTAACCTGTATGGTGATATTCTCTCGGATATCGCGGCGCAGGTTGCAGGCTCGGTCGGGCTGGCAGGTTCGGCGAATATCGGCGATAGCTGCGCGATGTTCGAGGCTATTCATGGGTCTGCTCCGCGCCGCGCCGGACAGAATATCGCCAATCCATCAGGTTTGCTGCTGGCGGCGGTGATGATGCTCGTACACATCAACCAGCCGGACGTGGCGGCACTGGTACATAACGCCTGGCTGCGCACCATCGAGGATGGCATTCATACCTATGACATCTATGTAGAGGGCGTGAGCAAGGAAAAGGTGGGTACGCGACAATTTGCCGAAGCGGTGATCGCGCGCCTTGGTCAGAAGCCGCAGATACTGAAAGAGGTACAGTATACTACTTCTCCCCAGCATGAAGAGTATAAGCCGGTGGCGATGAACCAGCCAGAGGAGACAAAGGAACTGGTTGGCGTGGACGTGTTCCTTGATTGGCATAAGGGAAGCGCGAACGAGCTGGGCGAGACATTCCGGCAGGTGAGCGGTGATGGCCTGGAGCTGGTGGTAATCACCAATCGCGGGGCAAAGGTCTGGCCAGAGGGATTGCCGGAGACGTTCTGCACCGACCACTGGCGCTGCCGCTTCATGGCCCCGGAACATGGGACGCCAATCGATCACGACCAGGTGATCGAGTTGCTGCGCCGCGTCAACAATGCCGGTTTCGATTTTATCAAGATCGAGAACCTGTACAACTTTAACGGCAAGCCGAGCTATTCGGTGGTCGCGGGGGAATAA
- a CDS encoding carbonic anhydrase, translated as MVIDEILAHNEQFLRQPPLPIIGHAPRKHMAVVTCMDCRLVNMFEQALGLQRGDVLELRTAGATISEPEREGGASDLIRSLAGGIYLLGVREVAVIGHTNCGLANANSDAVIASMQALGVDPQRLIEQESLGNVQGLVRWLGAFSDVHVNVGEVVKVIRNSPYLPRIPVHGLVINIETGKLEMVDRG; from the coding sequence ATGGTAATTGATGAAATCCTGGCGCATAACGAGCAGTTCCTGCGCCAGCCACCGCTGCCCATTATCGGACACGCGCCCCGCAAACATATGGCCGTTGTAACCTGTATGGATTGCCGGTTGGTGAACATGTTTGAGCAGGCGCTTGGACTGCAACGCGGCGACGTACTCGAACTGCGTACCGCTGGAGCGACCATCTCCGAACCTGAGCGCGAGGGAGGAGCGAGTGACTTGATTCGCTCGCTTGCTGGCGGCATCTATTTGCTGGGGGTGCGCGAAGTGGCCGTAATCGGTCATACAAACTGCGGCCTGGCGAATGCGAACTCTGATGCTGTGATAGCGTCGATGCAGGCATTGGGTGTCGATCCGCAACGATTGATCGAGCAGGAGAGCCTGGGGAACGTCCAGGGCCTGGTGCGCTGGCTCGGCGCATTTTCCGACGTGCATGTGAATGTTGGCGAAGTGGTCAAGGTTATTCGCAACAGCCCTTACCTGCCCAGGATTCCGGTGCATGGCCTGGTAATCAATATCGAAACCGGCAAATTAGAAATGGTCGATAGAGGGTAA